The sequence below is a genomic window from Nicotiana tomentosiformis chromosome 6, ASM39032v3, whole genome shotgun sequence.
ccaccgatctcataagttgtacaaCTTCTCTTGAGTTGATCTCGCTGTCTTCGATCGACGATCCTAAGTTAGCGAGGGTATCagcctcgctgttttgatcccgaggtacatgtcgcaaagtccattctttgaactgaTGTAATGTCACATGtaacttgtccaagtatctctgAATTCATTCTTCCCTGACctcgaatgtcccattaacttggtttaccacaaggaatGAGTCGCACTTGgattcgatcacctctgcccctaagcttttggctaattcaaggcttgcgatcatggcctcatattcggcctcgttgttagtccatttcacagtcttaatagattgcctgattatattacctgttggtggctttagtacgatgccaagtcTGGACCCTTTTGTGTTCGAGGCTCCGTCTGTAaaaagggtccagattcccgaggaagtcCCCAAGTaatcaataactctctttcgatctcgggtattagggccggcgtaaaatcgtccacgaagtctgccaaaatttgggaCTTAATGGCTGTCCGAAGTCGGTACTCAATATCGTAACGGGCTTACtttcacggcccatttggccaatcgacccgagaGTTCGGGATTATGCATAACGTTCCTTAacgggtaagtagtcacgacacatatggggtgacactggaagtatgattttagcttcctagaggcgcttagcagaGCGAGCACCAGTTTTTCTaagtgagggtacctagtttcggccacacctaaggtcctactaacataataaaaTGGAAATTGCATATATTATTCTTAAGACTCGCACCAGAAAATCTGGTTaagaataaaaatatattattcatCCACCCCAATTCTTAGTGTAATGACGTTAATCTTTGAATTGATCAAATTAATTTATACTGGCTGTTTCGTGGTGTTCTTaattttcctatgattgttgtggtgatactaatattgtctccatttgtccttttgtccttttgttttcttgagccgagggtctttcgaaaatagcctttctactccttcgaggtaggggtaaggcctgcgtacacactaccctccccagacccattAATAGAATTTTACTggtttcttgttgttgttgtcggtctgagacgaactagcattgctgcatgcaaaatggcGTGACCCCAAACAGAAGTGGAAAACCTCGTTTTCATCAGtaatggtcttgctatcaatttcAGACGTTTAATtaaagactctgcaaggccattttgaatGTGAACATGAGCTACATAATGTTTCATTTTTATCCaaattgataagcaataatcattaaatgcttgggatAAAAACTCAGCATCATTATCAAGCcgaatagacttaattggattatcggaAAATTGTGCCCGTAATTggattatttgtgccattaactttgcaaacgcgaggttgcgagatgataataggcacacatgagaccatctagaagatcaatctattaagaccataaaatatttaaacgacccactaggtgggtgaataggtccacagaTGTCCCCTTGTATATGTTCCAAAAACGCAAGGGACTCAATCCCAatatttgttggtgatggtctaataattaacttgccttgataacaagaagtgcaagaaaattcattatttaaaagaatctttaaattattttcttaatggATGCCCATCTGAGTTttctataattcgtctcatcataattgatccaggatgtcccaatcgatcatgccaaagtacaaaagtattgggatcaataaccttttggtttacgatagaatgtgcccTAATTGCACTAATTCTTATCCAATACAAGCTACAAGATAAAGATGtgaacttctcaataacccttttctgACCAGAGATATTtttggtaacgatgagatattcaagattactctcatctattgtctcaatatgatatcTATTTCGGCGGATATCATTAAAACTAACAAGTTCatcttggacttggaggagaacattgcattaTCTATGATTAGTATTGTTCCTCTAAGCAGAGTTATAATAGCTCTTACAGAAccttcaattagattactactaccagaaattgtagtaacatctgccttacacatacttaaatgagagaaatatttcttctctttgaatattgtatgtgtcatgcatgaattaattaaataaatatttttacaattaaacTTTGATTCAAATTTGCTTTGTCAGATATCCATATTTGcttagtcttctcaaagagcTTTTTGAAACGGTAGAgtctcgtgttgataacgtgcaatgaaataataaaagaagaagaacaatatTGTAGAGAAAAGGGAGAGAATTCTTATtgctttgagatgaattacaatTGAATAagacccctctatttatagggaatgAGTGACTTAGCCATcaaataaaattcctaaaatctctctaaaatatagacattcaccttaaatacaattctatttataacaaatTGAATTATTTTGCTCTAATGAGCATAATAATTGACCTTGACCAGTTGACCGCCTTAAAATcatccaattattattattattattattattattattattattattattattattattattattgaaagaGACAGATGACCTAATAATGATAAAAATTTACATGCATTCATTATTTATACTAAGTCATATAAATTTATCCTGGTTAAATTATAAattaagataaaaaaaaattattaattaattataattttggAATAAAAGTATATGCCAAGACATATATCATTTTATTGGTTGGGGTAAATATTGCTGGTGAATAAAAAATTTTACCGACTAAAATCAATATGaagtaaggtctgtgtacacactatcctccccataccccactagtaagattttactgggtcgttcttgttgttgttgtaaaatcAATATGAGGGAATGGTCAACCTCAGTAGAACTACAATCAAACTGCACAACTCTAAAATCCATAGCCACCAATCAATTTAGAAGTTAAAGTTAAAGCATAAGCAGTACAGCAATTCAAAACTAAATAGCTAGCACATTGATGAATTTAACAGCTAAAATATTCTTCCAATAGTCATTGTCCCTTTCCAGCATATTCCACATAATAATTAGTAATAAAATGGGTGATACCTGCAAAACAACACAAGCATTTTCAGTCAACATtaacttaaaaaaaattatactacAAGAAATAGGGATTGGTTAAGAAAGCTAATGAGTAAGCCATGAAAAATCATTATAAAGATTTGAGTCTAATTTGGTATCTGCTTGTTATTATTAGTGTAGTTTcatattttgtaaaaaaaaaaaaaaaaaaactccttAGGGATCGTTTGGTTGGAAAACAAGTTATCTTATGATTAATTATCTCGGGATTAGTTATCTCACCCTCCGATAGCGATAAAAAAATACTATAATCCCGAGATTAGTTCTACCACGATTTATTCCAACCAAACATGGGATAAATTCATTCAAATTTAATCTGGGAATTAATTATTCTTTATAcctcgtaccaaacgagccctaTAGGTTTACCACATAGTGCATCAATTGAGTGTGGTAGCAAAGATACCCTTGTACTAGAAAGTGTTATTTGACACCACTTTGCCGAAAACATTCACTATATGTGTGTAGGCACGCATGCATTTGAAGTCCAAACTCAAACACCAATCGATGTAATAATAAGGCGATACTGCTTACGCAAAATCCCGCAGAATAATGATTCGTACCTAGGCGGAGGATATGGGGAAGAATGGCCGCTGCCGTAGTAGTAAGGTTGCTCCACCATAGGTCTTCTCATTGCCATTGTGTTGTAGTAGTCATAGTGATCTAATGCACCATAGTTATGGCCGTGGCCGCCATAAGAAGGACGATAATAGCGATTGTCATTGGCATAATAATGATTTCTAGGAGTAAGACCAGGATGTTTCAGCTTCACATATACTACCTCTGCATGTTTTCCTGTCCTAGTTAGTGCTTTCACAAGTATGTTTGGATCCACTTCCCCACATACTCTTACTTCTCCTGCTTTTGCATCTATTGTCAATGAATACACTCCTACACAAAAAACTTCACTAGTAAGAAAAAAAACAATTCAACTCTCAAATCTTATATAGGGCGCAAAGCATCTAGCTTCACACGGGTCCAGGGATGAGTCGTATCCCTAGGAGTGCGATGTAAAAGTCTAATTTAATGCAGGTAttagaggttgtttccacggttTGAATCTTTAACATATAAATCACACGAAAACAACTTTCAAATGTTATATGCTAAGGATAAAAGATCAAATTTAATTCTCAAAGCTTAGTTAGGGTTATAGTATTTAGCCTATGAAAATATAATAGGCTCGACCACTCAGGCCTGAGCGAGTTAAGTTGGACATATACTCACAGATAAGTCATTTGGGCACAACCCAAGTTAGTTCATTTAAACGTTTGGGCAAATTTGGGCTgcattaaataaaagaaaaagttgtatTGCCTAGATTTAGTAATTAAACAGAATATGAAAGAATAGCAAACagatgaaaaataattttgagttgTGCGAATTGAGTTATGACCAATTAATTAGTCCAAATTAATGTGCTCATTTTTATCTAAGTAAACATTAGAAAGATTATCAGCCCATTTATTGATTCAACTTGTTTTAAGTTGTCCAATTGCGGCTCAAACTCACTCGTTTGACACCCCTACTTGAGCCTAATTAATTAGATGGGAATTTAAGATTAGTGATAAGCATGTTACCGCATACGGAGCTTAAAACTTGCACCATATTCATTTTGCAAGCATCGCAATGGACATCCACTTTCAAAATGCAACTCTACAAAAACAGAGAAGACAATTGAAATACACAAAAATTACAAAGCATACAGTCTTTTAATTCCAATGTTCAAGAAATAAAAGCCAATTGAGACAAAAGGTTTTCGCACTTACCACGTCTGCAAAGGGCTCCATAGAAACCACTGGTGTATCTAAATAATTGATAAATGGAAATTGAGATCAATAAAACCAAATATATATCCAAAGGTAACAATATTTTGTtacaaacaaaaataaaaatcctACTAGTAGTATTTATTTTGTCCAcgaataaaaattacttttatcTCTTTCTCTTCTGTAAACTAAATACCCTTTTATCATGATTACATAACATGAATAATATGAAAGAGAGGAAATACGAGTAAATGGCGAGTAAACTTATAAAGATTTAGAACCATGTGTACGTGCTAAAATTtcacaaaaataaatataaataacagATTTCGAACCCAATAAATCAGATGAGAACCCATATTGTACAAGTCCTGAATCGACCTCTGATTTGAATCAAATAACAAGGGGAAAAATAAGATTGATAAAGAATATGTATGCTTACTTATCACTTAGCCAAATGGAATATTGAGGAACTGAGAAAGGTACAGAGGGGAAACTGTACGTAGCTTAGAGATAATAATTTTTCAAAAGGGTTAACAGCAATTAATGGAAAGATTTTACATTAAAGGCAAATTATGATCGTGTGCCAAAATAAAGAAGAATAAGAAACTTAAAAGGTGGGATATTCTGTGTCTAATTTAGGAGAGTGTAGATTTAGGGCGCATAAATCTttacttttcttttccttttttatattttttctttggaCACTTTCCAATTTTAATTGACCGTTTTATTTCTAATAATTATTATACAATTTCTTTTCGGATTCTTATATTATGTTACTAGCCATACAACTTGCACATGTACCTTTGTCTTATTGAATCACTACactacatattttaatatcacaTATAAATCAGCTATTTTAATTTACTTTTTAACAAAACACACTTTTTGTTTCCATAAATTCTTTACGTCCTTTTCATATGTGATTATGTTTAACCAGATACAAAATTTtacaaatttaaattaaaaaaaaactgaaCCAAAATGTATACGCAAAGTAC
It includes:
- the LOC104120938 gene encoding heavy metal-associated isoprenylated plant protein 33-like, which translates into the protein MEPFADVSCILKVDVHCDACKMNMVQVLSSVCGVYSLTIDAKAGEVRVCGEVDPNILVKALTRTGKHAEVVYVKLKHPGLTPRNHYYANDNRYYRPSYGGHGHNYGALDHYDYYNTMAMRRPMVEQPYYYGSGHSSPYPPPRYHPFYY